The nucleotide sequence GCCTTTATTAATTAAGATTATTCCTCTTGGAACCAATAGCTTGCCCATAGTAATGAGCAGCAAATTATTTAAGACAAAATCCGGTTCCTGAGATTCAATAAGCATTCGGCTGGTTTCGAGCAGAGTTCTAAGCTCAAACCGGCTTTGGCGTTCCTCAGTATTTAAAAGAGTTGATTTAGTTTCCACGATAAGTCAAAGGTTTTTGACCATTCGTATTTCATTGATTTGGCCCTTGCGGTTGTATTGCACATGATCCATCACTTTTCGGATCAGGTAGACTCCCATTCCGCCCCGTTTTTTAGCTTTGATGCGCTTCATGAGATCCGGTTCACTGTAACTGTTCGGGTCAAAGCTCTTACCCTTGTCCATTAAAGAAATCCACAAATGATCGGTATCTGAGCCAATTTCAATCTCTACTTTTTCAGTCGGTGAGTTTTTGTATGCGTGTTTAATGATATTGGTATAGGCTTCATCAACAGCCAGGCGTATTTCGGAAATGTCTTTTTGACTGAGCCCTATATTCTCAGCGTGAGCAGCGACAAAATCCCGTACTTCTGCCAGGTGCTCCGTAGAAGCTTCAACAGATAGGGATTGTATTCGTTTGGTTCCTGCCACTCTCTTGTTATTTAATTGTCAAAGCTTTCTAAGGCTTCCTTCTCGTCTTCCAGGATATCATACAGAGTTGGGAAACCCAGTAAATCAAAAACGTTATAAACGCGATCGTTCATGTTCGTGAGTTTAATATCGCCGCCTAAACTGCGTACATCTTCGATATAGGCCATAAAAACTCCCAATCCGGCGCTGGCGATATAATCGAGGCCGGAGCAATTGACTACAATGGCATAGCTTTCTTTATCAATCAAAGACTTTAAGGCATTTTCTAGATGAGAAGCCGTGTGTGCGTCAAGTTCTCCGCTGATATCCAGTATACTTACGTTATCTGTTTGTCGTGTAGCGATACTGAAATTTTTCATTTCGCTTAAATTGAAGTTTCGGAATAATGTTGAGGTTGCATAATAACGTAAACCGTAGAATTAGAAAAGTTTTTAAGGGTGGAGGAATACGTATTGTGAAAAAAAAAGATGCAAAAAAATAGGGCATTGCATTATTCATATGCAATGCCCTGACTATTCATCAAGAGAGACGCTACTTGAGCGCACATACAATTAAGCAAATGCTTGGGAGAGATACAACTATAAATTCTCCCCCTTATTTAATAAGAGCCACTGCTGTTTACCGAACGTTGGAAACCCAATATCCGGTATCAAGTTCTTGTCCCAATTGCCGGCCAAATTCTTCTGCATCTTCTTTTGAAGCAAAATAACCTACCCGTAATCGAAACCAAATATCCCCGGTTTCTTCCTCACCAACTTTTACCGTATAAACATTGGGGTAATCTCTTTCGCGGAGTTTGTTTCTGTAAGAATTTGCCTGCTCTTCAGAACGGAAAGCACCAACCTGAACGGCATAATTCCCGTTTTCTGCAAAAGAAAATTCGGTTTCATTTTCTTGCTGCATTTCCTGTTGCTGGTTTGCACGCGCTACGCTGTCTTCATAAGCTTGTACTTGCTGTGCTATGCGCTGTTGTTCAACTTGTCTGAGTGAATCAAGCCTCGCCTGTTCGGCTGCCCTGCGTTCTTCTTCACTGGGACCACAGGCTTGTATACTCAATAAAGCCATGGCCAGTAACAAAGAGTAAATGCTAATTTTTTTCATAAAAACATAAGTTTGTTGATAATTTGGCTGTAACTGATAGTCCCGAAACAAATTAAACTTACGTCATCCCGTCCTGTTTCACAAATATTCACCTATCAAAACTTTCAGAAGTACCGGAATAGTCCTTATCTTATATAGACTGAATCTAAATCAAGATTTTTTGGTTCAGTAAATAAATGGAAAAACCTCTCTTACACATATCCGGATTAACAAAATCGTTCGACCAAAGCGGACCCGTTGTAAATAACGTCAACTTTGAGGTTGGGAAGAATGAGATATTTGCTCTTTTAGGCCCGAGTGGATGCGGAAAAACTACAACATTGCGTCTTATTGCCGGCTTTGAACAGTGTGATTCCGGTGAAGTTTATATTGAAAATGAATTGGTTGAGAGCATTCATAAGCGTCTCCCCCCGCAAAAAAGAGAAATTGGCTTCGTATTTCAGGACTATGCGCTTTTCCCGCACATGAATGCTTTGGATAACGTGGCTTTTGGTTTACGGGAAGTGGAACAAAAAAAACGGCCGGTGCTTGCTGAAGAGGTGCTTTGCCGAACGGGAATGGAAAAATATAAGCACAGAATGCCTGATGAACTTTCCGGCGGTCAGCAACAGCGTGTGGCATTAGCCCGTGCCATTGCCCCAAAGCCAAGGCTGGTGCTCATGGATGAGCCATTTTCGGGTTTGGATGCGATGCTTAGGGATTCTACACGGAAAGAAGTGCGCGGGATTCTGAAAAAGTCCGGGATGAGCGCTATTTTAGTGACACATGATCAAGAAGAAGCCCTGTCTTTTGCTGATCGTATTGCAGTGATGAATAATGGTCAAATTGAACAAATTGGCACTCCTGAAGAAGTATACTATCATCCCAAAACACAGTTTGTAGCACAGTTTTTAGGGCGAACCAATCTATTCCGCGCCCATGCAGACGGTTCCGATAATGTAGAAACACGACTGGGCCCGGTTAAAATTAACAAGGAAGCGAAAGGGTTAATACTGTGCTCTATCCGGCCGGAACACCTTACTATTGAGCGCTGTAAAGCAAATGGTACGGAAAGCGGAATCATCGTTG is from Gracilimonas sp. and encodes:
- a CDS encoding ATP-binding protein — encoded protein: MAGTKRIQSLSVEASTEHLAEVRDFVAAHAENIGLSQKDISEIRLAVDEAYTNIIKHAYKNSPTEKVEIEIGSDTDHLWISLMDKGKSFDPNSYSEPDLMKRIKAKKRGGMGVYLIRKVMDHVQYNRKGQINEIRMVKNL
- a CDS encoding SPOR domain-containing protein — translated: MKKISIYSLLLAMALLSIQACGPSEEERRAAEQARLDSLRQVEQQRIAQQVQAYEDSVARANQQQEMQQENETEFSFAENGNYAVQVGAFRSEEQANSYRNKLRERDYPNVYTVKVGEEETGDIWFRLRVGYFASKEDAEEFGRQLGQELDTGYWVSNVR
- a CDS encoding STAS domain-containing protein, coding for MKNFSIATRQTDNVSILDISGELDAHTASHLENALKSLIDKESYAIVVNCSGLDYIASAGLGVFMAYIEDVRSLGGDIKLTNMNDRVYNVFDLLGFPTLYDILEDEKEALESFDN
- a CDS encoding ABC transporter ATP-binding protein, with product MEKPLLHISGLTKSFDQSGPVVNNVNFEVGKNEIFALLGPSGCGKTTTLRLIAGFEQCDSGEVYIENELVESIHKRLPPQKREIGFVFQDYALFPHMNALDNVAFGLREVEQKKRPVLAEEVLCRTGMEKYKHRMPDELSGGQQQRVALARAIAPKPRLVLMDEPFSGLDAMLRDSTRKEVRGILKKSGMSAILVTHDQEEALSFADRIAVMNNGQIEQIGTPEEVYYHPKTQFVAQFLGRTNLFRAHADGSDNVETRLGPVKINKEAKGLILCSIRPEHLTIERCKANGTESGIIVGREFRGHDITYHVLFKGDRYIVHTDNRLLFDVDEHVIVKPLEPAVVLEQKA